The genomic interval TGGCCCGCGACGTCGTCGGCTTCGAGCCGATCGCCCCCGGGCGGGAGGTCACGGCCCAGATCCGCGCCCACGGCGAGGCGACCCCGGGCATCGTCGAGGCGGTGCCCACGGACGGCGAGGGCGTGCTGCGTGTGCGCCTGGTCGCCCCCGTGCGCGGCGTCGCGCCGGGGCAGACCCTCGTCCTGTACGACGGCGACCGGGTGCTCGCCTCCGCGACCCTCGAGAGGCACGCGTGAGCGCGCCGCTCCTCACCGTGACGGGCGACGGCACGTTCCGCGTCGCGCCGGATCCCCGCGGTCTCGAGGGCACGGGGGACGCGGCCCTCGACGCCCTCGTGCGCCTGCGGTCGCTCCTGGGCGACGACCTCGAGGAGCAGATCGCTGCCCGCCTGTACCTGCCCGCCGCGCTCGGCACCGAGAGTGCCGACCACGTGCTGCCCGCCTCGCTGTCCCTGCTCGCGGGGACCACGGGCGACCTCACGAGCTACGGCTGGCGGCTCGGCGCCGGGACCTCGCACGCCTGGCAGCGCGCGCGGGAGCTCGCCGACCGCCTGCTCGACGCCGCGCGTATCGCCCTGCTCGAGTACAGCGGACCGCTCGTGACCACGACGCTCGGCCCCCTCACGCTCGCCGCCGCGACCTTCCTGCCCTCGGGGGAGCGCACCCTCGCCGATACCGGCGCCCTCCGCGACCTGCCCTCGCTGCTCGCCGAGGGTCTCGCCGAGCGGATCGCGCTCGTGACCGACCGCGTGCCCGGCGCGACGCCCGCGGTGCTCGTGCGCGAGGACGGGGTCGGGGCCGTGCACCGCGGCGCCGTGCCCACCGCGTCCGGGTATCGCCGCCATCGGGCGCTCGCCGCCCCGGAGATCGGCGCCCGCTGGCAGACGCTGCGCGAGGAGCTGACCGCGGCCGCGGGTCTCGACGCGAGCGGACTGACCCTCGCCCTGCCCGCCGACGCGGACCTGATCGCCGCCGCCCGCACGGCGGGCTGGCGCTCCCTCGCCGTCTCTCCCGCCGCGGCGCCGAGACTGGAGACCTCGGCGGGGCGCCGGGTGTGGGAGACGATCGCCGACGCCCGCGAGAGCGGCGTGGAGCTCACACTCGTGGTCGACCCGGCGCGGCTCGAGCGCGAGCTCGAGGCCTTCGCGGGGGCGTGGACCCAGCTCGGGTACGCGCTCGCCGACGCGCGCGGCACGACCCTGCTGGCCCATCCCCGCGCGGAGCGGCCGCAGGACCCGGCCGCGGAGCCGGGGCGTGCGGCCCTGCTGGGCGAGCAGGGCCTCGAACGCCTCCTGCGCGCCGCACCGGCCTGGGCCGAGCGTCTCGAGGCGTAGCGCGGGGGTCGGGAAGGCGGTCGCGGCAGACGGGGCGGTGGCCGCGGCGGACGTCGGTCCTGCCCTGTGGCGGACGGTCCTGCCCCGTGGCGGACCGTGGCACGGCGATCTGGGTCCGTGAGCGGGCATGTGGCATGTGTGGCGTGTTGTCCCCGCGCTCCGCCTCCCTGCTCCCTTCGTGCGGCACACCTCGCTCTCGCGAGCCCCTCGTCTCCTCCGCGGGCTGAGTTGTCCACAGGTGAAGCCCGGCTCTCCCGAATGTCGGGCCGCCGCCCTATCCTGAGATCGAACAGGTGTTCGAAGGGGGTGGTCATGGTGCGGGACTGGAGGACGAACCGGCGGCACCGTCTGTCCCCGCTGACCCGGCGTGGTCTCGCCGCGCGAGCGGGCACGCTGGACGACCTGGTGCTGTCCGACGACCTGCGGGAGCTGTGGGACGAGGCGGTGGCCGCGTCGCGGCGCCTGGCTGTGGAGATGACCTCTCTCGCACGCTTCTGGGTGGACCCCGATGCTCCCGGCAGCGATCCCGGCGAGGCCGATGAAGCGGACCTCCGGGTCGCCCTCGCGCTGCGCGTCACCGAGCACGTGGCCCACCGGCGGATCCGTCAGGCGCACGTCGTCGTGACCGAGCTGCCGCAGCTGCACGTCCGGCTGGCGGCCGGCGAGCTTCCCGTGCCGTGGATGTCACGGGTGCTCCAGCGGACCCGGGACCTCACCCCCGCGCAGCGGGTCGATGTCGATGCCGAGGTCGCGTCGTGGGATCTGGCGATCACGGCCGAGCAGTTCACCCGGCAGCTCGGCCTGATCGTCGCGCAGGCCCGCTCCCGCGGGCCACTCGCCGCCGAGCAGACGCCCGAGGCGCGCCGCCGGGTCGAGGTGACTCCTGTGGACGAGGAGGGGCTCGCGTGCCTGCGGGTGCTCGGGCCGGTCCCGGAGATCAGGTCCCTGGCGATCCGCCTGGACGCCGCGGCCCGGGCCGTGCAGGCGGCCCAGCGTCATGCCCTCTCCGCCCCCGAGGGTCCCGGCATCGAGGGGTGCGATGCGGCCCTCCCCTTCGATGACGGCTCTGTGGCGACGAGCGGACGAGCGATGTCCCTCGCGCGCCTGCGCTACGAGATCGCGACCCGATCGGTGCTGCAGACCGGTGGGGTGGAGGTGCCCGCCGCGCGGTTCCGGATCGGCGTGACCATCCCGTCCACCACCCTGCTCGGCGCCGGGGACGAGCCAGGACTGCTCGACGGAACCGTGCCCATCCCCGCGGCGATGGCGCGGTCCCTCGCCGGTGGGGAGAGCACCTGGTACCGGGTGCTGACCGACCCGGTGACCGGCGCCTATCTCCCGGCGCGGCAGGAGAGGTATCAGCCCACCTCGGCCATGCTCGAGCACCTCCGCCATCGCCAGGGGACATGTGCGGTCCCCGGCTGCGCGCGGCCCGTGTCCTGGGCCTCGGAGTGCGACCACATCGAGGAGTACGACCACGCCGACCCCGCAGCGGGCGGCAGGACCGAGGTCGAGAACCTCCATCTGCTGTGCTGGCAGCATCATCTCGCCAAGACGCTCGGGCGCCTCGATCCCTCCCGCCTGCCCACCGCCGATCGCGCCCGAGGGGTCACCCGCTGGGAACTGGGTGCGGGCACCTCGGTCGACGTGCCCGACGACACCGACCTCTGGTCGGCGCGGATCGCCGTCGAGCTCGAGCACCATTGGCGGCTTCACGAACAGCTCGAGCGTCGACGACGGCACGAGGAGCCGGGACGCGAGGAGCAGCGACGCGAGGAGCGGGGACGCGAGGAGCAGCGACCGGGCGAGCCCGGCGGCCGGCAGGACGATCGGGGAGCCGTGGATCCGCCGGCGGACGGTCGGGAGCTGCCGATCGCACCCCCGGACGAGCCCCTGTGCGCGCCTCATCTGCACAGACCGCGAGACGTGCATCACGGCGAGGGGTCCTCCGAAGGTGCTGATTCCCGCCCGATCGAGCTGCCGAAGGGTCGTCACGGCGATCCGCCGTTCCCCGGGCATTCCCAGGGAAACGACGCCGCTCGGCCCGACGATGATCTCGGCCCGCCGCCGTTCTGACATGGCGGGCGGGAATTCCTGCCGAGGCGGATCGATCCTGTGGGCGGCGGTGAGCTGGGGGTTTTCCGGATCCCCGGTCCGCGGCGCCTCCTCCGGGCCGTGCCGCGAGGTGCGGGGAGCCCCTCTCGGCGGCGATTCAGCCTGCTCACGGGATAGCCGCCTCTGTTGCGTAATGGTCTGATCCATGTGGGCGACGCCATGGTGAAGGAGATGTGAACCATGCAGACCGGGGAACAACCGGCGCTCTAGTGTGGTTCCAGGAGATCGGTCCGCAAGACCCGTCGCCGTGCGGCCATCAATGGCGCTGTCGCATCAGATCGCCACCCATTGAAGGAGTCCTCATGGATCACATCGAGCTGGATCAGTTCTTCGCCGACCGTCTCGCGGCCGACCGGTTCCCGGTCGTCTCGATCGAGATCTCGACCCCGAGCGCCGCCCTCCGCGACGCCGTCTACGCAGGCGTCGCCCGCATGGCGACGTCCCACAGCGTGCGCCTCGAGAACGGCGCCGTCGACCTCTCGCGCACCCCCGTCTCCGGCATCCAGGTGCTGGCCGTCGGCCGCCACAGCGTCGCCGACATCAAGGCTGCCGTGCGCTCGTCCAAGTCCCTGCGCGCAGGCATCGTCGTCATCGACGACTTCTCCGAGCCGGAGCTCACCCGCTTCCTCGGCCACTTCGTCGACATGCCGGCCTTCGCCTGATCGTCTCGCGACGGGACACCTCCCGTCGCCCACCGGAGCCCCCGCAGCGCCACGCGCTGCGGGGGCTCTTCGCATCTGCGGCGCAGCGCCAGGACGTCGCCCCGAGCGTGGAGTCGCGCGCGCTCCTGCTCCCGCACCTGCACCTGCTCCTGCTCAGAGCATCGCCGAGAGCACGCGCAGCGCCAGACCGCGCACGGTCACGACGGGGGTCCCGTCGCCCGCCGCCACGGCGGCCCGCCGCATCTCCTCGTCGAAGCCGATGCAGTCGAGCACCACGAGGTCGCTCGTCCGCGCCACCTCGCGGGCCGCCGCCGCGATCTCCTCCCGCGTCCCCGTGTAGGGGCTCGCGGCGCTCACCGCGACCGGTCGGACACCGATGGAGTGCCCCCACTGCGGCAGGGCCTCGGCTGTCTGCTCCGGGAGCGGCCTCACGATCCCGAGCCGGTCCGAGCCGAGCCCGCGCAGCAGGCTCGCCGTCGCATCGTGGGCGAGACGTTCGGTGAGGAAGAGCGGTCGCCCGTGGCGGACCGCGGGGAACTCGCCCGAGCACAGCAGCAGGGTGGCATCGGCCCCGGAGGCCTCGGCCCGGCCGACGGCCTGCTCGACGAGAGGCACCGCCTGGTCGTGCCCGAAGACCGCAGAGCCGCCGTCGCGCAGGCGCGAGGTGAGCGCGGACTCCCCGGGGCGCGGCGCCAGGGCGGCGATCTCCGCCCCGGTGAGCCCGTCGAGCGCGCCGTGCTCGGTCACCTCGGCCTCGGCCGGCAGCAGGGCGTGCAGGTCCTCGGACAGGTCCGCGCGCGGCGCCTGCCCGATGGTCACGAGGCCGAGTCGCATCGGTCCTCCTTCCGGTCGGCGGCGGACGACGTCCTCATCGCCGCAGGGTGGTCAGGAGACGGTCGAGCAGGTGCCGTCCGTCCACCCGGATGCCGTCGTGCTGGTACTCGTTGGTGATGAGAGGACGCAGCCCGCGGGTCGAGGCCGCCGTCCGCAGGGACAGCTCGCGCGGCACGAACATGTCGTCGTGGTACACGGCCGCCGCGACCGGGACCTCGTTGTGCGCGAGCACCTCGGGGTCGTACAGGGCCGGGAAGTCCTCGCGCTCGGCGAGCAGATGCGCCGTCTCGCGCAGCGGCACGAGAGCCGGGTCCTCCTCGAACTGCCACGGGAAGATGTGCTCGCCCGTCAGCAGGGGCGCGTCGAGGTCGGGGTCGAAGGCCGGCAGCTGTGCGCGCACCCGCTCGGCGCTCCAGCGGGTGGCCCCCTCGGACGCCGCCCCCTGCGCGTAGATCGTCTCGTGCAGGAGGGCGTACAGCGGGTTGCCGGCGAAGGAGACCTTCGCCCCGACCTCCCGCAGGAAGCGCTCGCGCAGTCGCCGGGACCCGTGCACCGTCGTGAACGGGTCCTCGAGCAGGTAGTGCAGGCCCTCGAGGCCCGTCGCGGATCCCAGCGCGATGCCGAGGAGCAGCAGCCGGCGCACCGACAGCCGCTCTCCGCTCGGCAGGCGCTCGTCGGTCTCCCGCAGGTGCGCCGCGACGTCGCGCAGGGTCGCCGCGTCCTGCGGGTACCGCTGCGCGAACTCCCCGTTGCGCCGCGCCGTCTGGGCGAAGGTGAGCTCGTAGACGCGGTCGGGCGCGCCCGTGAGCGCGGGCAGGCCCGCGGTGATGAGCACCTCCCGCAGCGAGGCCGGGGCGGCGGACAGGTACGCCGTCGCGATGAAGCCGCCGAAGGACTGCCCGAGCACGCTCCAGCGGGTCACGCCCAGGGCCCGACGCAGGCACTCGGCGTCCCCGACGATCGCATCGGCCCGGAAGTGCGCGAGGTACCGCGCCTGCGCGGCCGCATCGCCGATCTCGGCGAGGGTCTGCCGATCGGCGGGGGTCGACAGCCCCGTGCCGCGCTGGTCGAGGAGGACCACCCGGTACTCCTCGAGCGCCCGGTCGAGCCAGCCTCCGATCGACTCGGGGCGGTTGGCCCGGTTGCCCGGACCGCCCTGGAACCAGATCAGGCGGGGCCGGTCCTCGCCGCCGTCGCGCACGACCTCGCGGGCGAAGACCTCGAGGGTCTCGCCGCCGTGGGGCCGGGCGTGGTCGAGGGGGACCGCCAGCCGGTGCTCGTGCAGGCGGTGGCCGTCGATCCGATGGCTCGTGGTCTCGAGGCGCTCGGGCGCCGATGCGGTCATGTGGTCCTCCGTCGTGCCGCGTGTCCTGTCCGTCGCCCGGACGCTCAGTAGCCGTCGACGCCGAGGCGCCGGCAGATCTCGACGAGAGCCGGGTGCACGTAGCGCCCATCCTCCTCGATCGCCTCGCCGTCGACGTAGAGGGAGGGGGCGAGGTTCGAGCCGTCGCTGTGGGCGGGGGCGACCCACGGCTCGCCGCCGATCCACGACCCCTTGGTGCCGATGCCCCACTCGACGCAGCCGAAGACGCGCTCGTCCTCGACGATGCGCCCGGTGGGGCGCGTGACGCCCGGGTTGTAGCCGAGCGACCAATGCGCGACCCGGTACATGTTCGGGTCGTCCTGGGCGGCGAGCCAGGAGCGGTAGACCGCGGCGTCGCGGCCGTCGCCGACGACCTCGGTCACGACGCCGTTCTCGACCGTGAGCGAGAAGGGCTCGCGGATCAGGCCGATCTCGTCGGGGGGCCACACGGCCCCGTCGAACACGATCGTGCCGTTCTGGGTCTCCTCGAGGGGGTTCCACGAGATCTGCCCGGCGAGCATGACGGACATGCCGGGCTTGTCGGCGGGGATGCCGCGCACGTGGATCGGACGGTCTCCCGTGCGCCCCGTGATGTCGGTGCCGTTGGCGGAGGTGATGCGGACCTCCTCGCCGGCGCTCATGAGCTCCACGAGCGCGTCGCCGAGCTCGCGCACGCCCGCGTAGTCGACCTTGCCGACCGTGTCGACGAGCATCTGCACGTCCAGCCCGGTCAGGCACGTGTACCGCGTGCCGCGCGCGAGCGCCGCCCGGAAGGCCTCGGAGTGCATGATGTAGCCCAGCTGCAGCTCGATCCACACGTCCGCGCCGAGCGCGGCGCCGGCGACGGGGGCCGGCGGCTCGACGGCGGACTGCCAGCGCGTCTCGTAGCGGACGATCACCGGGTGGGCGCCGACGGCCTTGGCCGCTCCGCCGAGGAGCTCGGCGACCCGCATGTCCGACGAGGTGTCCGCCGTGATGAGGACGTTCTCGCCCTCGGTCACGCACATGATCTCCTCGATCAGCTTGCGCGCTCCCGTGAACGCCTCGAACGCGAGGTACTCGCCACGGGACTCCGTGCGATTCGTGACCTCCATGAACAGTGCTCCTTTCGAAGGGGGGTGAGGGCGGCTCGGCGGACGCGCGGCTACTTGCCGCGGAACACCTGGCCGAGGGAGGCGATCGCGTCGCCGGCGATGAGACCGGCGCCGACGAGGCTGAGCTCCTCCTCGGCCGCGGCGCCCCGGACGCGCCGCACGACGAGCCGGATCGCGAGCGCGAGGAAGATCAGCCAGCACGCGTAGGGCTGAGTCAGCAGCAGCCCGGTCGCGAGCATGACGCCCATCTGCCGCTTCGAGCCGCCGACGATCTGGATGATCGCGCCGGGGATCGCCCACAGCAGCAGGTTCTTGACGGCGTCCGGGTTGGTCAGGCCGGCGGAGATGGTGTCGGCGAAGACCGTCGAGACCGGGGGGATCGCGCCCGACTCGAAGAAGGAGTGCCACAGCAGCGCGACCATGAGCAGGGCGACCGCGAAGCCGATGATGGACGAGTAGTACTGCTGGCGCCGGCCCGAGAGCTCGTAGGCCCGATAGCCCGGGTGGCGGGAGTGGATGCGCCGCAGGATCCAGCCGGCCTTGAGGTCGTAGCCCATGTCGGCGAAGGCGGGGCCGGTCGCGGCGCAGTAGCCGACGAGGACCATGAGCGGCACCTCGGGCAGGCCGACGATGAGCCCGAGCACGAGGAAGATCAGGGTCACGGCGAAGGCCGGGAACCAGCCCGAGTGCATGGCCGCGAGACCCACGATGATCTCGTGCACGAACGCGGCGAAGGCCGCGAAGACGATCCAGCCGACGAGGGCCAGGAGCGGCATGTCGGTCGC from Brachybacterium huguangmaarense carries:
- a CDS encoding AroM family protein — its product is MRLGLVTIGQAPRADLSEDLHALLPAEAEVTEHGALDGLTGAEIAALAPRPGESALTSRLRDGGSAVFGHDQAVPLVEQAVGRAEASGADATLLLCSGEFPAVRHGRPLFLTERLAHDATASLLRGLGSDRLGIVRPLPEQTAEALPQWGHSIGVRPVAVSAASPYTGTREEIAAAAREVARTSDLVVLDCIGFDEEMRRAAVAAGDGTPVVTVRGLALRVLSAML
- a CDS encoding M29 family metallopeptidase yields the protein MEVTNRTESRGEYLAFEAFTGARKLIEEIMCVTEGENVLITADTSSDMRVAELLGGAAKAVGAHPVIVRYETRWQSAVEPPAPVAGAALGADVWIELQLGYIMHSEAFRAALARGTRYTCLTGLDVQMLVDTVGKVDYAGVRELGDALVELMSAGEEVRITSANGTDITGRTGDRPIHVRGIPADKPGMSVMLAGQISWNPLEETQNGTIVFDGAVWPPDEIGLIREPFSLTVENGVVTEVVGDGRDAAVYRSWLAAQDDPNMYRVAHWSLGYNPGVTRPTGRIVEDERVFGCVEWGIGTKGSWIGGEPWVAPAHSDGSNLAPSLYVDGEAIEEDGRYVHPALVEICRRLGVDGY
- a CDS encoding HNH endonuclease signature motif containing protein; translation: MVRDWRTNRRHRLSPLTRRGLAARAGTLDDLVLSDDLRELWDEAVAASRRLAVEMTSLARFWVDPDAPGSDPGEADEADLRVALALRVTEHVAHRRIRQAHVVVTELPQLHVRLAAGELPVPWMSRVLQRTRDLTPAQRVDVDAEVASWDLAITAEQFTRQLGLIVAQARSRGPLAAEQTPEARRRVEVTPVDEEGLACLRVLGPVPEIRSLAIRLDAAARAVQAAQRHALSAPEGPGIEGCDAALPFDDGSVATSGRAMSLARLRYEIATRSVLQTGGVEVPAARFRIGVTIPSTTLLGAGDEPGLLDGTVPIPAAMARSLAGGESTWYRVLTDPVTGAYLPARQERYQPTSAMLEHLRHRQGTCAVPGCARPVSWASECDHIEEYDHADPAAGGRTEVENLHLLCWQHHLAKTLGRLDPSRLPTADRARGVTRWELGAGTSVDVPDDTDLWSARIAVELEHHWRLHEQLERRRRHEEPGREEQRREERGREEQRPGEPGGRQDDRGAVDPPADGRELPIAPPDEPLCAPHLHRPRDVHHGEGSSEGADSRPIELPKGRHGDPPFPGHSQGNDAARPDDDLGPPPF
- a CDS encoding alpha/beta hydrolase, whose product is MTASAPERLETTSHRIDGHRLHEHRLAVPLDHARPHGGETLEVFAREVVRDGGEDRPRLIWFQGGPGNRANRPESIGGWLDRALEEYRVVLLDQRGTGLSTPADRQTLAEIGDAAAQARYLAHFRADAIVGDAECLRRALGVTRWSVLGQSFGGFIATAYLSAAPASLREVLITAGLPALTGAPDRVYELTFAQTARRNGEFAQRYPQDAATLRDVAAHLRETDERLPSGERLSVRRLLLLGIALGSATGLEGLHYLLEDPFTTVHGSRRLRERFLREVGAKVSFAGNPLYALLHETIYAQGAASEGATRWSAERVRAQLPAFDPDLDAPLLTGEHIFPWQFEEDPALVPLRETAHLLAEREDFPALYDPEVLAHNEVPVAAAVYHDDMFVPRELSLRTAASTRGLRPLITNEYQHDGIRVDGRHLLDRLLTTLRR